The following is a genomic window from Paenibacillus thiaminolyticus.
GACACCGGATCGGCGGACAACGGCGGCCTGTACGAGGATAAGGCAGTAGGCGGTTGGGTGCCTCAATTCAAGGAGGCGGCCTTGACGCTGCCAATCAACGAGATCAGCGAGCCGGTCGAGACCGAATACGGCTATCATGTGATGAGGGTCGAAGCCCGAGCGGAGAAGACATTCGACAAGCTGACCGACAACGAGAAGACGTCGCTGCGGACCAGTGCCGCCTCAGAATTGATGAACGACTTCATGGAGAAAGACCTAGAGAAGCTCATCAAGAAGATCGATCTGCCGAAGACTGAGGAACAGCCGGACGCATCCAAGGAAGAGGAGCCGGCTGACTCGACAGGCGAGAATAAGGATACGAAGCAGGACGACAAGCAAACCGAGACGCCACAAGACAACAACGCGGCAACAGACAAGAAAGAGGACAAGGCGGAAGGCACGAAATAAAGTGATTCATCAGCTGCGGCTGTCCCCGGTGTCGGGGACGGCCCTTTTTTTGCGCCTGACTAGGGATAAAGGCCTAGGACAAGTTTGGATTCGACAAAAACAGAGTTTTAGGATAAAATTATCCAGTGATAACGACAAATAAATGAGAAAAATTTGAGAAAAGTGGAGAAAACATGTCGTTAAATGTCGAAAAATGTGAAGTGTTTTGCAGTCAACCGGGCATGAACGGAGTATCATGAAATGTATAAGAAGCTGGGAGCAGATGAATACTATGGTCAGAGTTTGAAACTATACCGCATCTCTCCTAAAAACAATAATCCAGTTGACCTTTAAAACTAATCTTGGAAAGCGGGGCAACCTTTAATGAAAGCTACTGGTATTGTTCGTCGTATTGATGATCTCGGACGCGTGGTCATTCCCAAAGAAATTCGTCGCACGCTGCGTATTCGCGAAGGAGATCCACTTGAAATTTTTGTTGATCGCGACGGTGAAGTTATCCTCAAAAAATATTCGCCAATCGGGGAATTGGGCGATTTCGCCAAGGAATATGCGGAGTCTCTGTACGAAAGCACAGGCCATATTACGATGATTTCCGATCGCGACACCATCATCGCGCTGGCTGGAGGCTCGAAGAAGGAGTTCTTGGACAAGCAGATCGGCATGCTGCTGGAAAACTGCATGGACAACCGCAAGTCGGTGCTGGAGACGAATTCCGGCAATTATGAGATCGTGAAGGATCATCAGGAGACGTTGTCTTCCTTTGTCGCTGCGCCGATTGTATCGGGCGGGGATCCGATTGGAACAGTCGTGCTGTTGAATCGGGATGACAGCATCAAGATGGGTCAGATGGAAGTGAAAATGGCAGAAACGGCTGCCGGCTTCCTCGGAAAACAAATGGAACAATAATCCGCTCCGGCGGTGCATCGCTCCTGCTCGTGAAGGGCCGCCCCCATGGCGCGCGCACCTTCTGAAGCGGGAGTTTTTTGTTCCGGACGCTCCGGCCGGCCAAGCTCTGTCCGCCGCAGCGGTCTATGATATAATACGTGTACATTACAACGCGCGTAAGAAATCATGGACGCAGCGGCAACCTTTGGATTCGGATGGGCGGGAGACGAGCATGGAGCGTACAACAGGAAGGCAGGTCGTATCCGGCGCTTTGATGCTGGGCGCGGCGGCGGTGTTGTCGAAGATTATCGGCACGCTGCAGAAAATTCCGCTGCAGAACATCGGGGGCGACGGTGTCTTCGGCATCTACAACGCCGTGTATCCCTTCTATGTGCTGCTGGTGGTCGTCGCTTCGGCCGGCATCCCTGTCGCCGTCGCCCGTCTCGTCGCCGAGTGCGAAGCGGCGGGGGATGAGCAGGGATCGTCCCGCGTGCTGTACGCCTCCTGCCTCTTGATGAGCTTCACCGGCCTCATCGGCTTCCTCGCCTTGACCTGGGGAGCCGAGACCGTAGCTTCCTGGATCGGGAACCGTCATACCGTGCCAGCGATACGCAGCTCGGCTTACGCGCTGCTCGTCATGCCGTTGGCCGCCGCCCTGCGGGGCTATGACCAGGGACGGGGACGGATGGAATCGACGGCCGTCTCGCAGGTGGCGGAGCAGACCGGCCGGGTGGCGGTCATGATCGCGCTCCTGCTCTATTACGTGAGCCGGGAGGCGCCGGAGGAGACGATTGCGGCCGGCGCCACCTTCGGCTCGTTCGCGGGCGGCGTATGCGGCTTGGCGGCGATGGCTTGCTTCCGGTGGAGGGAGCGGCGTTCCGCTGCTGCGGCAACACGTGCCGTGCCTGATGTCATCGGCCCGGGGAGGGCGGACCCGTCCGGCTCGGCGCGGGGGGGCCTGTCTGGCCCGGCAGCTTCGCCGACAATCGGCGCCTGGATGCGGCGGCTGGCCTGGACGGCCCTGCCGATCTGTCTCGGCGCGATCGTGATGCCGGCCGTGAACGTTGTCGATGTGTTCACCGTACCGCGTCTGCTGGTGCAACGCGGGCTCGGCGAGGCCGGAGCGCTGGCGGAGTTCGGCGTCTACAGCCGCGCCTTCCCGCTGGTCCAGCTCGTGACGCTGGTCGCCAGCTCGCTCGCGGTCGGCCTCGTGCCGGCCGTGGCCGCTGCCGCGCGCCGCGATGCGGCTCAACTGCGGGAGCTGCTGGCGTCAGCGCTGCGCTGGACGTGGCTGATCGGCTGGGCCGCGGCGGCAGGGCTGATCGCCCTGGCCGAGCCGATCAATGTGGCGCTCTACACGGATGCCGCCGGGATGGCGGCCTTCGTGTGGATCGCGTCCACGGCGGTCAGCGGCATGCTGCAGGCCGTGACCGCCGCGCTGCTGCAGGGCATGGGGGCCGTGCGCGCCCCCGCCCTGATTCTGCTGTTCGCCGCCGGCGTGAAGGCGGCGCTTAATCTGTGGCTGGTCCCGGCTTATGGCATCGCCGGGGCCGCCATGAGCGCGGCCGCTTCGCTCGCGCTCGCTGCGGCGCTGAATGCGGCCGCGCTGAGCCGCGCTAGCGGCGTGTACTTCGCCGCCTGGGGCGCCCGGAGCGCGCGGCTGGCGCTGGCGCTCGCCGCCATGGCCGCGGCGGCACGCCTGGCCGCGCTCGCCCCGGCGGCGCTCGGCCTTGGCGGCCGCACAGGCGCCCTGCTGGCGGTCGCCGGCGGCGTACCGCTCGGCGCGCTTATCTTCGCCGGGCTGGCGCTGCGGCTCGGCCTTGTGCGGCCGCAGGAGCTGGCGGATCTGCCGCGCATCGGCCCGGCGCTGGCCCGGATCGCGGCCAAGATCGCGCCGCGGAACAGGTAATGGACGGTTCTCCCGGGGAGAACCTTGACACGAAGGAGGCAATCCCATGTCAGGAACAATCACGGTCGTCGGACTCGGCTCCGGCGACGCCGGACAGCTAACGCTGGACGTATGGAACCGGCTCCGCCGGGCGGAACGGCTGTATGTGCGCACGGAGCGCCATCCGGTGATGTCGCTGTTGGAGGAGGAAGGGACGGCATACCGTTCCTTCGACGAGGTATATGAAGCGCAGGACGATTTCCCGACGGTATACGAGGAGATTACCCGTGTGTTAATCGCGGCGGCGCAGGACGGCGGTTCGCTCGTCTACGCGGTGCCGGGCCATCCGATGGTGGCGGAGGCCACCGTGAAGCTGCTGGCCGAGCGCTGTCCGGCCGAAGGCATCCGGCTGGAGATCCGGGGCGGGGAGAGCTTCCTCGATCAGGCCTTCATCCGGCTCGGCTTCGATCCGATCGAAGGGTTCCAGCTGCTGGACGCGAGCGGACTGAGGCGATCCATGATCAATCCCCGGTTGCACACCGTTATCGGACAAGTGTATGATACGTTTACAGCTTCTGAAGTGAAGCTGGGCTTGATGGAAGTATATCCGGACGATTACGAGGTCACAGCCGCTCATGCGCTTGGCGTCGAGGGGCAGGAGGAGATCCATCGCGTGCCGCTGTACGAACTCGATCGGTTGGAGGGCTACGGCAACCTGTCGCTCATCTACGTGCCGCGTTCGGAGGCGGACGAGGTGCTGAACGGCACGTTCGACAAGCTGCACGAGATTGTGGCGACGCTGCGCAGTCCCGAAGGCTGTCCGTGGGATCGGGAGCAGACACATCAATCGATTCGCAAAAACTTCATCGAAGAGACCTATGAGGTGCTGGAAACGATCGACGATGACGATCCCGTGGGCATGCAGGAGGAGCTGGGCGACGTGCTGCTCCAGATTATGCTGCATGCCCAGATGGAGGAAGAGACGGGGGCCTTCTCGGCTTATGATGTCATTCGGGGCCTGAACGAGAAGCTCATTTTCCGCCATCCTCACGTGTTCGGGGACAAGGCGGCCGCCGACTCCGAAGCGGCACTCCGCAATTGGGAGCAGATGAAGGCCGAGGAGAAGCGGCGCAAGGGGCGAGACGCGGAACGCAAGTCCGTATTGGACGGGGTGCCGCGGGATTTGCCGGCGCTGATGAAGGCCCGCGAATTGCAGAACAAAGCGGCCAAAGTCGGCTTCGACTGGGATCGTATTGAGGATGTACTTGACAAACTGGCCGAAGAATTGCAAGAATTGCGAGAGGCGATCAGCTTGGCAGAGACGGCGAAGGGCGAGGACAACCACCGCGCACATGCCGTAGAGGAGCTGGGAGACGTGCTGTTCGCGGCAGTAAATGCGGCAAGATTTCTGGGAGCCGACCCGGAAGAAGCGTTGACGGGGACGAACCGCAAATTTATTCGCCGTTTTCAATATATTGAGGAACAGCTTCGTATAAACGGCAAATCTTTTGACCAAACTGATTTACTAGAAATGGAGAAGTGGTGGCAGGAAGCGAAGCAGCTGAAGCCTTGACCGGAGCGGTCAGCGGCCTGATATCCCCTATTTTCGTCAAAATATGAAAAAGTGCCGTAACCGGGGAGGATTTTACTCGCAAAGCAAGAATACATACATTCGAGAATACAACACGGATTGTATTTTGCGACTCCGGCATCAGCTCGCGAGCCAACACACTCTATTGAATGACTAATAGGATTGGGAGGCCAATAAACATGAACAAAACAGATTTGATCAACAACATCTCGGAGAAAAGCGGATTGACCAAAAAAGACGTAGAAGCGGTATTGAACGGCTTCTTCGGCGAAGTTACTGACGCACTGTCCAAAGGCGACAAAGTGCAACTGATTGGATTCGGCACATTCGAGACTCGCAAGCGCGCAGGCCGCACGGGCCGCAACCCGCAAACGGGCAACACGATCGAAATTCCGGAATCGACAGTTCCGGCGTTCAAAGCGGGCAACAAGCTTAAAGAAGCTGTAAAATAATGCGTCTCGACAAGTTCCTGAAAGTTTCGCGGCTCATTAAGCGGCGCACCGTAGCCAAAGATGTGTCCGAACAGGGACGCGTCATATTGAACGGCCGCGAGGCGAAGCCGAGTACGGCCGTCAAGGTGGGAGACGAGATTACGGTCCAGTTCGGGCAGAAGCTCGTCACGGTCCGCATCGAGCGTCTCCAGGAGACGACGAAGAAGGAAGAAGCAGCCGGCATGTATACGCTGCTGAAGGAAGAGCCTATTCCACGATCGAAGGATCTGGAATGGTAATCGCCATGAATCCATCAAGAACGGCCCTTTCCCGATAACGGGGGAGGGCCTTTCTTGTGCTTGCATTGAGGCGCGAAGGGAAGCGGCTTTCGCTGGCTTTCTATCTATGGCTGAGCCACGAGCCACGGACGCCCAGGAGGAGACACTCCGGGTAAGGCGGAACAGGCGGTCGAAGGAACGGCAGCAGGGAAAATAAGCCTTTGAATCTCTTTCCCCAGTTCCCTATAATAGACGTATAACCAAATACATTCCGCCGGCATTCCCGGCGGGAGAGGTTCGCAATCTCCCTCTATAAAAAACTAAGGCTGACAGCATCCGCAATGGGTATGGCTTTCCCTTGGTGTTGTCTTTTTTTGTGCTTATGGAGGCGGGGGAAGCGGCGCTTGCCGGATCTTCCCCTGCTTCGAATGGACCGATGCACATGCCTTCGTCTTGTTCTGTAGAGGAATAAGAAGGGATGGACACAGGATGAATGATGCAATGAACCGTAAGGAAGCAGCCGCCGAACGGGCGGGAGACAGAGCCGTTCAGGGCAAGCCGCAGGAGAAGGCAGTCGTCGTCTTCAGCGGCGGGCAGGACAGCACGACATGCCTGTTCTGGGCAATGGAGCGCTTCGATGCCGTCGAGACGGTAACGTTCGACTATGGACAGCGCCACCGCAGCGAGCTGGAGCATGCGAAGCGGATTGCAGCCAAGCTGCAGGTGCCGAACCGCGTGCTCGACATGACGCTGCTCAATCAACTGGCGCCGAACGCGCTCACCCGGGCCGATATTGACATCGCCCAGGAGGAGGGCGAATTGCCGAATACGTTCGTTGAGGGGCGCAACCTGCTCTTCTTCTCGTTCGCCGCAATCTATGCGAAGCAGATCGGCGCGCGGCATATCGTGACGGGCGTCTGCGAGACCGACTTC
Proteins encoded in this region:
- the spoVT gene encoding stage V sporulation protein T, yielding MKATGIVRRIDDLGRVVIPKEIRRTLRIREGDPLEIFVDRDGEVILKKYSPIGELGDFAKEYAESLYESTGHITMISDRDTIIALAGGSKKEFLDKQIGMLLENCMDNRKSVLETNSGNYEIVKDHQETLSSFVAAPIVSGGDPIGTVVLLNRDDSIKMGQMEVKMAETAAGFLGKQMEQ
- a CDS encoding polysaccharide biosynthesis protein yields the protein MERTTGRQVVSGALMLGAAAVLSKIIGTLQKIPLQNIGGDGVFGIYNAVYPFYVLLVVVASAGIPVAVARLVAECEAAGDEQGSSRVLYASCLLMSFTGLIGFLALTWGAETVASWIGNRHTVPAIRSSAYALLVMPLAAALRGYDQGRGRMESTAVSQVAEQTGRVAVMIALLLYYVSREAPEETIAAGATFGSFAGGVCGLAAMACFRWRERRSAAAATRAVPDVIGPGRADPSGSARGGLSGPAASPTIGAWMRRLAWTALPICLGAIVMPAVNVVDVFTVPRLLVQRGLGEAGALAEFGVYSRAFPLVQLVTLVASSLAVGLVPAVAAAARRDAAQLRELLASALRWTWLIGWAAAAGLIALAEPINVALYTDAAGMAAFVWIASTAVSGMLQAVTAALLQGMGAVRAPALILLFAAGVKAALNLWLVPAYGIAGAAMSAAASLALAAALNAAALSRASGVYFAAWGARSARLALALAAMAAAARLAALAPAALGLGGRTGALLAVAGGVPLGALIFAGLALRLGLVRPQELADLPRIGPALARIAAKIAPRNR
- the mazG gene encoding nucleoside triphosphate pyrophosphohydrolase, which produces MSGTITVVGLGSGDAGQLTLDVWNRLRRAERLYVRTERHPVMSLLEEEGTAYRSFDEVYEAQDDFPTVYEEITRVLIAAAQDGGSLVYAVPGHPMVAEATVKLLAERCPAEGIRLEIRGGESFLDQAFIRLGFDPIEGFQLLDASGLRRSMINPRLHTVIGQVYDTFTASEVKLGLMEVYPDDYEVTAAHALGVEGQEEIHRVPLYELDRLEGYGNLSLIYVPRSEADEVLNGTFDKLHEIVATLRSPEGCPWDREQTHQSIRKNFIEETYEVLETIDDDDPVGMQEELGDVLLQIMLHAQMEEETGAFSAYDVIRGLNEKLIFRHPHVFGDKAAADSEAALRNWEQMKAEEKRRKGRDAERKSVLDGVPRDLPALMKARELQNKAAKVGFDWDRIEDVLDKLAEELQELREAISLAETAKGEDNHRAHAVEELGDVLFAAVNAARFLGADPEEALTGTNRKFIRRFQYIEEQLRINGKSFDQTDLLEMEKWWQEAKQLKP
- a CDS encoding HU family DNA-binding protein; protein product: MNKTDLINNISEKSGLTKKDVEAVLNGFFGEVTDALSKGDKVQLIGFGTFETRKRAGRTGRNPQTGNTIEIPESTVPAFKAGNKLKEAVK
- a CDS encoding RNA-binding S4 domain-containing protein, which encodes MRLDKFLKVSRLIKRRTVAKDVSEQGRVILNGREAKPSTAVKVGDEITVQFGQKLVTVRIERLQETTKKEEAAGMYTLLKEEPIPRSKDLEW
- the queC gene encoding 7-cyano-7-deazaguanine synthase QueC, which encodes MNRKEAAAERAGDRAVQGKPQEKAVVVFSGGQDSTTCLFWAMERFDAVETVTFDYGQRHRSELEHAKRIAAKLQVPNRVLDMTLLNQLAPNALTRADIDIAQEEGELPNTFVEGRNLLFFSFAAIYAKQIGARHIVTGVCETDFSGYPDCRDVFVKSLNVTLNLAMDYGFVLHTPLMWLNKAETWRLADELGAFDFVRTETVTCYNGLPGDGCGECPSCKLRRAGMESYLAERAQKSGAGA